One genomic segment of Microbacterium sp. ProA8 includes these proteins:
- a CDS encoding pilus assembly protein CpaE: MISTELAVALRDAGLVWHPHSGDRFQLDEPEFEADVFTVSEMTIEPREYPTGRILAFNGTTEWALDSVALEDALWLPHEHQLRELLRGAFRGLRRLPDTHEVEIVMGGERRVFEHPEPADAYGLALLELLRRLE, encoded by the coding sequence ATGATCTCGACGGAACTGGCAGTGGCGCTGCGCGACGCGGGCCTGGTGTGGCATCCCCACTCGGGTGACCGGTTCCAGCTCGACGAGCCGGAGTTCGAGGCCGACGTCTTCACGGTCAGCGAGATGACCATCGAGCCGCGGGAGTACCCGACCGGGCGCATCCTCGCCTTCAACGGCACCACCGAATGGGCACTGGATTCGGTCGCTCTCGAGGACGCGCTGTGGCTGCCGCACGAGCACCAGCTGCGCGAGCTGCTGCGCGGCGCCTTCCGAGGGCTCCGGCGCCTGCCCGACACCCACGAGGTGGAGATCGTCATGGGCGGCGAGCGGCGCGTGTTCGAGCACCCCGAACCCGCCGACGCCTACGGCCTCGCCCTGCTGGAGCTGCTGCGGCGCCTGGAGTGA
- a CDS encoding alpha/beta hydrolase, which produces MPSPVALPRLSWGSPSAERRALLIHGLGSNGALMWRYGVALADAGWRADAVDLRGHGAAPRALDYTLAAYGADVAATRAGDGEPWDLVIGHSLGGAASVLAAAEDASWTRRLVLIDPAISLTDRDRDIVRNSQTRSFDDPTEEAVRAEHPHWHPQDIELKALSAQQASRWAVEQTSAQNPRWDVTDAALRVSVPTQVIASDPHVYSIFRGKPAESAVSRNPVFTVSVVPDAGHSPHRDRPEATIEALHAALA; this is translated from the coding sequence ATGCCAAGCCCCGTCGCCCTCCCCCGTCTGTCGTGGGGCTCGCCCTCCGCCGAGCGCCGCGCACTGCTCATCCACGGCCTCGGCTCGAACGGCGCGCTGATGTGGCGCTACGGCGTCGCCCTCGCCGATGCCGGATGGCGAGCGGATGCCGTGGACCTCCGTGGACACGGCGCCGCCCCGCGTGCGCTCGACTACACGCTGGCCGCCTACGGCGCCGATGTCGCGGCGACCCGCGCCGGCGACGGCGAGCCGTGGGACCTGGTGATCGGGCATTCGCTCGGGGGTGCGGCATCCGTCCTGGCGGCCGCAGAGGATGCGTCGTGGACGCGCCGGCTCGTCCTCATCGACCCGGCGATCTCGCTCACCGACCGGGATCGCGACATCGTCCGCAACAGCCAGACCCGCTCGTTCGACGACCCGACCGAGGAGGCGGTGCGTGCCGAGCACCCGCACTGGCACCCGCAGGACATCGAGCTGAAGGCGCTGTCGGCGCAGCAGGCGAGCCGGTGGGCGGTCGAGCAGACCAGCGCGCAGAACCCGCGCTGGGACGTGACGGATGCCGCGCTCCGCGTGAGCGTGCCCACCCAGGTCATCGCGTCCGACCCTCACGTGTACTCGATCTTCCGCGGCAAGCCCGCCGAATCGGCCGTCTCCCGCAACCCCGTGTTCACCGTGTCGGTGGTGCCCGATGCGGGCCACTCGCCGCATCGCGACCGGCCCGAGGCGACGATCGAGGCGCTGCACGCCGCGCTGGCCTGA